taccacatcctttgttacaccagttgtggagcactggctggaacgagaaatagcccaatgaggccacCCCCACAACCACCCAACTCTTCGGTAATAAATTCAGGCAGCTGGCTCTTTGGACCCTTAAGTTTCCATCCGCGGGTCATTGCTAtcgccagtggcggatccagaaaatccatttacatGAGGCGAAATGCCAAGGACactggcgggggggggggggggggggaggggatcgtaaaaaagaaaagaaaatgaatatacatgtataataaaatatgtaactgtcgcaaatttagggggggggggcaggccccTTCCCCCTAGATCCACCTCTGCTCCCCGTACCCCTAACTTCAAATTCACTCCATGGGCCTTgctaaagtttcttttgtttaacgactctcctggagtacactgatttattaatcatcgggacATACAGAGGAAGCCcgatacattttcccatttgtcccattagcagcaagatatcatttatatgcacgtttttcgcagaggacagcacataccacggcctttgatgtactagctAGTTGTGGgatactggttataatgttcttACTGGTGGTGCCtgggtggggtgtttttttttttttttgttttttttttggggggggggatggggggggggacaggTCTCCCCATCTGGAAAATATGTGATTATAATGTCTTTACTGATGGTGTTTTttattggtgttttttttttattggtgttttgtgtgtgtgtgtgtgtgtgcgtgtgtctatgtgtgtgtgtgtggtgtgtgtgtggtgtgttgtgtgtatgtggtgtgtgtggggggggggtaggggggtcCCCATTTGGAAAATATgggagaatgaatgaatgtttaacgacaccccaacacgaaaaatacatcggctattgggtgtcaaactatggtaatgcaaacaaataaagtgatgatcaacatcaatataaaaaattaagatttaaataaaaacagtgtaaagaactgtgcaaaaatacaaatatcacagataaatactgacttttactaaaaatttcaattgtatctcgaagaaaacaaggggattagTCCACACTGGGCCTgtgataaagcgctcgtctgatgcacggtcagtgtgggttcgatccctgtcagtgggtacatattgtgctatttctcattccagccagtacaccacgactggcatatccaatagccaaaaaaaatcaaatgtgctcttgtggtgtcgttaaacaaaacaaactttattcgaagtaatatataacattaaataaataataaattattattatgtaggcCTTTTGCCTAGTTGAAATGAATGGCTATTTGCGTCAGTCTTATTGTTAGATGTTGACTTTTTAACCAATAGAAAAGGATTTGATATTGTTATCCTTTCTCGTGTAGGCTATCCACTGTTCTCGGGGAAAAACGATTACGTCGTATCGGTAGTGCGTCTGATCATCTATTTTTATACATTGTGGGATTTCCCAGAAATTCCCGAGGAATGATTCTCGCTTTCAACTTCCGTGAACTAAAATTGCGACGGACGTCAGACATTTTCTAGTCATTTCTTAATTAGTAACAAAATAACATTGGACGAGCCAAGTTCTGGTAAACGGACAACCTTTGGCTAAAAGTGGTGGACATTTGCGACGTGTTTCCATCCGTGGTTAGCGGAAATAGCTTTAACAGACTGTACGCAGACTGGATTCGAGATGTCCATTGTCTACAACACGGTGAAAAAATACTGCCACTGGCCATGGAACTGGGGTTACGATGttcatgtaaatatatttatttatttatttgtctcaatatttctttgttattcaGTTCACATAGTTTGGAGTCAATATCTCACTCTTTCCAGTTTccattcttctttttctttatagCCAccgtattttcgtgcttctatccaatggaggttcaaacacgctgccatgggcacacacacctcagctatctggacagtggcttagttgttagtggttagtgagagagaagagggtgtagtggtcttacacctacccactgaatcgttaaaactcgctctgggtgggagccggtacagggctgcgaaccaaGTAGGCCTAGGCCAAGgcctacctaccaaccttatgtccgatagcttaaccacatCACCAAGGCCGGTTCTTTCCATTACTTATGGCTGATTGTAGGGGACTACGATCGAATCGATCACTCTCGGCGGAAGCATGGTAGGGATgtggggagtgtgtgtgtgtgtgtgtgtgtgtgggggggggggggggggggggtgtctacACTGTGGCGACAGAAGTTTTTATAAGGACGTCAATTCACCccaaaagtatatttaatttttaaaaatcgttttaagcggtggggggggggggtgaagggCAGGGGGACATTGTAGGCTACATTGTCTTAGGACCACGGTttccataaaatgtgtaacggATGCAGATCCGATGCAGACTGTTCTTTGATACGTAGATATACTGCTCCACCTTATGACCCAGGTACTGTAGTCACAACATTgtttgtaatccatgtacaaatgtgcaGTGAATCATTTGCAACCCTGTATGatactgacgccatataaataaaatcccagtggtaaagcgtccgccaTTGTCTCTTCCCTTTTTTTCTCCCCCtctttttatttctctctctgtctgtctctctctgtctgtctgtctgtctctttctctgtcgctgtctgtctctctgtctgtatgtatctctctctctctctctctctctctctctctctctctctctctctctctctctctctctctctctctctctctcgggatgggacgtagcccagtggtacaatgcttgctcaatgcgcggtcggtctgggattgatcccatcggtggacccattgggctatttctcgttccagccagtgcaccacgacaggtatatcaaaggccatggtatgtactaccctgtctgtgggatagtgcatataaaagatcccttgctgctaatcggaaagagtagcccatgaagtggcgacagcgggtttcctctcaaaatctgtgtggtccttaaccatatgtctgacaacatataaccgtaaataaaatgtgttgagtgcatcgttaaataaaacattactttctttctttcgttaaataaatcttctttctctctctctctctctctctctctctctctctctctctctctctctctctctctctctctctctctttaaaatagggtggggttttttgcacTCTGACCTCTCTCTTTGCCTCTCTccttctccccctctctctgtctctctctctctctctctccttgtctctgtctgtctctccctctttGTCTCTCCCTTTATATCCCTCCCTGTCTCTCccccacctcggtggatcttcAACAaattggtttgttttctcgttccaaccagtgcaccacaacactgtggtatgtgctttcctgtctgtgggaaactgcatataaaagatcccctgctgctttACAACAAATGATTTAGCCTaattggttgagtgctcgcttgacaTGCTTGGGCcacaggatcgaactacctcggtggatatattcagctgattggattttttctcgttcgaACCAGcagaccttgccttttaaggtgtgcgggtgcgatcgcgctcgtacagcgcacatgatttcaatctggcgagtgtgaaaaataacgcacgttacacgtaaaataattttttatattgattgtcactatttaccttatgtagctgatagaaaaatccgtttaataataccagaaaaaaaaatgttacgcgaacggtagcgtccatgcaatattttaatatatgattggtacttatctttgctatgcaaatcggaaaacacaggtgtaatagacatcttcgaagtcgtaccaatccgatcaaaactcttttgcctatttaatttattattaattagaaacagtccacttttgtaaagtaatagatcacaacgtctgataaggataactcatGTATACTGTACTCTGTgacatattgaccaatcaaagctatggggtcagattatttttactcttggaattctgcacgcacacgctggtctacttgacaactacgcattgatgatggtgtctaaaattatggtCTTTTccacgtttggaataaaatcctttgtaatgacagattttgtcaagagtttgtatatttttatatgcacaacaTTGGGGCCGTTCTAGATCAATGACGTAACGCTGTCAGAGCCGTTCGTAACTTGTAGCggtaggtcaaatgacgtgtaacaaaatgttgagggagggagactggttgcgtaattgttgaattaaaaatgtcacGCGAATGTCAATGTCCAAAACAACACTATTAACTGAATTAATTGTAGGGCCTACGTTTCacgagttattaaaaaaaaaagggtttaataatatgagtcggtagtgcacacctgagatgcttgggtcgtagtttatgaaccacctcctcggaaccagtgggtttttcccatcccaaatatcctaatcatgttcgttgtacataataatgaaattcaaaacaagttgattcctatataCTATCttatgtttagctgcacgttcatcaaaccatctaacactgaacaggtatatatatatatatatatatatatatatatatatatatatatatatatatatattatatatatatatatatatatatagttgtgtGCATCAcattatctgaatagtacatattgtaattaaaaaatcaaattgtctgcaccagtgtatatacatgtcataattatatttctataatactactcctgaaactttttaataaattataaatccattcctgaaagggaaaagaagtcagactacactaatgaaccaaacaacataaaattagaagaaaacattattggtttattggttcatttttgcaatatatgtctctgcatttacatgtaccaattactccataaattaataatgcttggttttcactcgccttagcattttgatgagtgcgatttttcactcgcctaagcattttgaggtgtgCAATTGTTCACTCGCCTGTGTTTTTCAAAAGTCAAGGACtgaatcagtgcaccacaactgaacaaatgccgtggtatgtgcttttctgtctgtgggaaagtgcatataaaagatcccttgttctattaggaaaaatgtagcaagtttcctcggatgactacaagtcaaaattaccaaatgtttcatatccagtagccaatgatttaattaatcaatgtgctccagtggtgtcgttaaagaaaacaaacttctttttttagaaCAAATGAAGCGTGTTTCGTCTCATCATGAttacatgttagaattaccaaatgtttgagatccaatagccgatgattaataaaccaatgtactctagtggtgttgttaaacaaaacaaactctctccctctcctctctctctctctctctctctctcctctctctcctctctttctccttttctctctctctcccctttcTCTCTTACTCTCTTTCCATCCCTCCCCCACCTCTCTCTTACTCTatctccctccttccctccctccctccccatctgtttgtctatctatctgtgtgtgtctgtctctctctctctctctctcctctctctctcctctctctctctctctctctctctctctctcccctttctctcttactctctctccatccctcccCACCTATCTCTTACTGTatctccctccttccctccccctctgtttgtctgtctatctaactgtgtgtgtctgtttgtctgtctgtctctgtatctgtatctgttctctctctctctctctctctctctctctctctctctctctctctctctctctctctctctctctctctctctctctctctctctctctctctctcactctctctctctctctcagtatgtTGAGGTgtcgtcgttaaacaaatattcctttcttttcctataCTCCTCAGGCCGCCGGTCAGCACCCGATGATGGGTCAAAGCACTGACTCTAAAGGACAGATACTACAGCCAGCTGACGCCATCCGGTTTGACTGCGGGGGATTCCAACACTGGGGGGTCTATGTAGGTAAGAAACTCGGGCGAGTCTAGCATTTTAATAGGGGGACCCTAACAGTGATATAATGTAATGCGATAGTCAAATACATTTgttatccaaaatattttttaaatatagcctgtttccagtggtaaagcgcttggtttgggatctatccccgtcagtgggcccattgggctatttttcgtatTTTTTCTAGTCAGTTGGATACCCCATGATCATCGGGGCTGTAGCtagtggtggggggtggggggggggtggggtggagaggCAAGTTGCCCCCTCAATAAAATTACTGGTTTCTGATATTGACattttaagaatgtaacttccCAGAAATGGTTGCAAAATGGTATTGCATATCCTCTAGATTTCAAAGtttcctggggggggggggggggggggccttccatgctcgttcttccaaaaatccccccccccccaaaaaaaaaaaaaaaaaaaaaactagctacagccctgacgactggtatatcaaaggtctgtgggatggtgcatatgaaagatcc
Above is a genomic segment from Gigantopelta aegis isolate Gae_Host chromosome 7, Gae_host_genome, whole genome shotgun sequence containing:
- the LOC121376745 gene encoding uncharacterized protein LOC121376745, whose product is MSIVYNTVKKYCHWPWNWGYDVHAAGQHPMMGQSTDSKGQILQPADAIRFDCGGFQHWGVYVGEGQVVHMTAKGVEKAYVQEVANECPYFKDNSFDKVQGHGGKKDRHWGSGLGAD